Proteins encoded by one window of Anaerosalibacter sp. Marseille-P3206:
- a CDS encoding GNAT family N-acetyltransferase — MGKKVYLKAIEREDLPYLMNWRNRPDFRKYFREYREINSDMQEKWYENKVINDNSTIMFSIKDIENNQLLGCCGLCYINWIHRYADLSLYIGWNNEYIDNKGYALEACELLFNYAFNELNLNKIWTEIYEFDNKKKKLYESMGFKVDGILRQNYFYDGKWWNSYILSLLKDEIYEFNEGD; from the coding sequence ATGGGGAAAAAGGTTTATTTGAAAGCGATTGAGAGAGAAGATTTACCCTATCTTATGAATTGGAGAAATAGACCTGATTTTAGAAAATATTTTAGAGAATATAGAGAAATTAATTCAGATATGCAAGAAAAATGGTATGAAAATAAAGTGATTAATGATAATTCTACAATAATGTTTTCTATTAAAGATATAGAAAATAATCAATTACTAGGATGTTGTGGGTTATGTTATATAAATTGGATACATAGGTATGCAGATTTATCTTTATATATAGGGTGGAATAATGAATATATAGACAATAAGGGATATGCATTAGAAGCATGTGAACTTCTTTTTAATTATGCCTTTAATGAATTGAATCTAAATAAAATTTGGACTGAGATATACGAGTTTGACAATAAAAAGAAAAAATTATATGAATCAATGGGGTTTAAGGTAGATGGAATATTAAGACAGAATTATTTTTATGACGGAAAGTGGTGGAATTCATATATTTTGTCTTTATTGAAGGATGAAATATATGAATTTAATGAGGGAGATTAG
- a CDS encoding dTDP-4-dehydrorhamnose reductase family protein — protein MKQRILITGATGMLGISIINAFKDDNRFEVYGISRRVNEKVNDYNRVIADITDNNELLIILNDIKPDVIIHCAANTNVDSCNHNKEYAYKLHVEATHTLAKFDSRYIYISTDSVFDGQKGDYYEEDETNPLNYYAVTKLKGEKVSLNSNSKALILRTNIYGFHLEKKNSLVEWALDNLLLNKKINGFNDVYFNPVYVNQLARIIKKIVIIKDISGILNVGSKEYISKYKFLIKLAEVFSISKSLIIPKSIDDIKFDAIRPRNTTLNLDKFEYVFKEIPSIDEGIMELRNDYDNFFSNKEVF, from the coding sequence TTGAAACAAAGGATACTTATTACTGGTGCTACCGGTATGTTAGGAATAAGTATTATTAATGCGTTTAAAGATGACAATAGGTTTGAAGTATATGGTATTAGCAGAAGAGTTAATGAAAAAGTAAATGATTATAATAGGGTTATTGCAGATATTACAGATAATAATGAATTATTGATAATTTTAAATGATATTAAACCAGATGTAATAATACACTGTGCTGCTAATACTAATGTAGACAGTTGTAACCACAATAAAGAATATGCATATAAATTACATGTAGAGGCTACTCATACTTTAGCAAAATTTGATTCTAGATATATATATATATCTACAGATTCTGTTTTTGATGGTCAGAAGGGTGACTATTATGAAGAGGATGAGACAAATCCATTGAATTATTATGCAGTTACAAAATTAAAAGGTGAAAAGGTAAGTTTAAATAGTAATTCTAAAGCATTAATTTTAAGGACAAATATATATGGTTTTCATTTAGAGAAAAAAAATTCACTGGTGGAATGGGCTTTAGATAATTTATTATTAAATAAAAAAATTAATGGGTTCAATGATGTATATTTTAATCCTGTATATGTGAATCAATTAGCAAGAATAATAAAAAAGATTGTTATTATAAAAGATATTTCGGGGATTTTAAATGTTGGTAGCAAGGAATATATAAGTAAATACAAGTTCCTTATAAAGTTGGCAGAAGTATTTAGTATATCTAAAAGTTTAATAATACCTAAATCTATAGATGATATTAAATTTGATGCTATAAGACCTAGAAACACAACTTTAAATCTAGACAAATTTGAATATGTATTTAAAGAAATTCCTAGTATAGATGAAGGAATAATGGAATTAAGAAATGATTATGATAATTTTTTTAGCAATAAGGAGGTATTTTAA
- a CDS encoding DnaA N-terminal domain-containing protein, with protein sequence MPSKIDLLLKEIGNIKKSLSIIEEELIQMQNLRQETKTNMGKVDEETSDIWSQVIKVIKNELTEVSFNTWIRDIKLVSKDNNYFYISVPNAFHQNIIEGRYLKIIENALMFVTNKNYTAKVLVEETYEDCSEKWGAIERIEKTDNKYNFDNLIK encoded by the coding sequence ATGCCTTCAAAGATTGATTTATTATTAAAAGAAATAGGAAATATCAAAAAAAGTTTATCAATAATAGAGGAAGAACTTATACAGATGCAAAATCTAAGACAAGAAACAAAAACAAACATGGGAAAAGTAGATGAAGAAACATCAGATATTTGGAGTCAGGTTATCAAAGTTATTAAAAATGAATTAACAGAAGTTAGTTTCAACACTTGGATAAGAGATATAAAATTAGTATCTAAGGATAATAATTATTTCTATATTTCCGTGCCAAATGCTTTTCATCAAAATATAATCGAGGGAAGATATCTTAAAATAATTGAAAATGCTCTTATGTTTGTAACTAATAAAAATTATACGGCAAAAGTTTTAGTAGAAGAAACCTATGAAGATTGTAGTGAAAAATGGGGAGCAATTGAAAGGATAGAGAAAACCGATAATAAATATAATTTTGATAATCTTATAAAATGA
- a CDS encoding nucleotidyltransferase domain-containing protein codes for MKYGLNENTLESIISIFANHSKIEKVLLYGSRAKGNYRKLGFD; via the coding sequence ATGAAATATGGGTTAAATGAGAATACATTAGAAAGTATAATTAGTATTTTTGCTAATCATTCAAAAATAGAAAAAGTATTGCTTTATGGTTCCAGGGCAAAAGGAAATTATAGAAAATTAGGATTTGATTAA
- a CDS encoding AAA family ATPase: MLVRFILENFLSYKERTEFAMIPGNVRRMKDHLIDSGDINVLRCGTVYGANASGKSNLVKAIKFSSDIIVKGIENVDATNKHFRLDDLSANKPSIFEYEISIENKIYSYGYATTLSNKEIIEEWLYLKKSNGEECIFDRECLHGETKIETDIKFKDKESKTRFGVYMKDIERMPKTLFLTEIANKNIKSKELDIFKQVYDWFKNKLVVIFPTSKFLGVNRIPTDSRIKEQFSEYLEYFDTGITNVEIKEIDSNRFLKQLPDDLKLEFNNMERNKSTVLIIENKIFSIEKDNKGQIIISRIGIEHNYSKDLFDLEDESDGTVRLFDLIPLLALIPKDKVVFIDEIDRSFHPKLTVEFIKLFYKLSLRTKAQLIVTTHESHLLDLNLFRRDEIWFVERNKEGSSEIYSLDIFKDRYDKKIEKDYLIGRYGAIPIFEHLNSIDCGGNKNGKAENTDKIQ, from the coding sequence ATGCTTGTTAGGTTTATATTAGAGAATTTTTTGTCATACAAGGAAAGAACAGAATTTGCTATGATTCCAGGTAATGTTAGAAGAATGAAGGATCATTTGATTGATTCAGGTGACATTAACGTGCTTAGATGTGGGACAGTTTATGGAGCTAATGCATCTGGAAAGTCTAATTTAGTTAAAGCTATAAAATTTTCATCTGATATAATAGTTAAAGGTATTGAAAATGTTGATGCTACCAATAAACATTTTAGACTTGATGATTTATCTGCAAATAAACCAAGTATTTTTGAATATGAGATATCTATAGAAAATAAAATTTATTCATATGGTTATGCGACTACGTTATCCAATAAAGAAATTATTGAAGAATGGTTATATTTAAAGAAGAGTAATGGAGAAGAATGTATTTTTGATAGGGAATGTTTACATGGTGAAACAAAAATTGAAACAGATATTAAATTTAAAGATAAAGAATCTAAAACTAGATTTGGAGTTTATATGAAAGACATTGAACGTATGCCAAAAACATTATTTTTAACTGAAATAGCAAATAAAAATATTAAAAGTAAAGAACTTGATATTTTTAAACAAGTTTATGATTGGTTTAAGAATAAGCTTGTGGTTATATTTCCTACATCAAAGTTTTTGGGAGTTAACAGAATACCAACTGATTCAAGAATAAAAGAACAATTTAGTGAGTATTTAGAGTATTTTGATACAGGAATTACTAATGTGGAGATAAAGGAGATAGATTCGAATAGATTTTTAAAACAATTACCTGATGATTTAAAGTTAGAATTTAATAATATGGAACGTAATAAAAGTACTGTATTAATTATTGAAAATAAAATTTTTTCTATTGAAAAAGACAATAAAGGTCAAATTATTATTAGCAGAATAGGGATTGAACATAATTATTCTAAAGATTTATTCGATCTTGAAGATGAATCAGATGGTACTGTAAGACTTTTTGACTTAATTCCTCTTTTGGCATTAATACCGAAGGATAAGGTAGTATTTATTGATGAAATAGATAGAAGTTTTCATCCTAAATTAACAGTAGAGTTTATAAAATTGTTTTACAAACTTTCTTTAAGAACTAAAGCTCAATTGATAGTGACTACACATGAATCTCATTTGTTAGATCTTAATTTATTTAGAAGAGATGAGATTTGGTTTGTAGAGAGGAATAAAGAAGGTAGTTCAGAAATATATTCTCTTGATATTTTTAAAGATAGATATGATAAAAAAATAGAAAAAGATTATTTGATTGGTAGATATGGAGCTATACCAATTTTTGAACATTTAAATTCTATTGATTGTGGGGGAAATAAAAATGGGAAGGCTGAGAACACGGACAAGATACAATAA
- a CDS encoding N-acetylneuraminate synthase family protein — MSFNSKIRIGDRTIEKGGKPYFIADIAANHDGSIDRAFKLIELAKEAGADVAKFQNFSANKIVSRNGFDSLGGQLSHQANWEKSVYDVYEDASIPEEWTRRLKEKCDEVGIEYMTSPYDFDSVDLVEPYVNAYKIGSGDITWSEILKHIAKKGKPVLLATGASDLDDVKRAVDEIKCINKDIVLMQCNTNYTASKENFKYINLNVLNTYRKMYPNIILGLSDHTLGYSTVLGAIAFGATIIEKHFTDDNDRIGPDHKFSMNPTTWRKMVEAANELYLSLGDGVKRIEENEQQTAIVQRRSLYYRKDLKAGHVIDKKDLFPVRPIKQDGIPPYEIDRIVGKKISIDVKSDDYVKWSDFE; from the coding sequence ATGAGTTTTAATTCTAAAATTAGGATAGGTGACAGAACAATAGAAAAAGGTGGGAAACCTTATTTTATTGCAGACATTGCTGCTAATCATGATGGTTCAATTGATAGGGCTTTTAAATTAATAGAATTAGCAAAAGAAGCTGGAGCAGATGTAGCTAAATTTCAAAATTTTAGTGCGAATAAAATTGTAAGTAGAAATGGATTTGATTCATTAGGGGGTCAATTGTCGCATCAGGCAAATTGGGAAAAATCAGTTTATGATGTTTATGAAGATGCAAGTATCCCTGAAGAATGGACAAGACGTTTAAAAGAAAAATGTGATGAAGTAGGAATAGAATATATGACTAGTCCATATGATTTTGATTCTGTTGATTTAGTTGAGCCTTATGTAAATGCTTATAAGATAGGTTCAGGAGATATAACTTGGAGCGAGATATTAAAACATATAGCAAAAAAAGGTAAACCTGTATTATTAGCTACAGGAGCTTCTGATTTGGATGATGTAAAAAGGGCTGTGGATGAAATAAAATGTATTAATAAAGATATTGTTTTAATGCAATGTAACACAAATTATACAGCTAGTAAAGAAAACTTTAAATATATAAACTTAAATGTATTAAATACATATAGGAAAATGTATCCTAATATAATATTAGGTTTGTCAGACCATACTTTAGGGTATTCTACAGTATTAGGTGCTATAGCTTTTGGAGCTACTATAATAGAAAAACATTTTACTGATGATAATGATAGAATTGGTCCAGATCATAAGTTTTCTATGAATCCAACCACATGGAGAAAAATGGTGGAGGCAGCTAATGAATTATATTTATCTTTAGGAGATGGAGTAAAAAGAATAGAAGAAAACGAGCAACAAACAGCTATAGTTCAAAGAAGATCTTTATATTATAGAAAAGATTTAAAAGCTGGGCATGTAATTGACAAAAAAGATTTATTTCCAGTAAGACCTATAAAACAAGATGGCATACCACCATATGAAATAGATAGAATTGTAGGCAAAAAGATTTCAATAGACGTAAAAAGTGATGATTATGTAAAATGGAGTGATTTTGAGTAA
- a CDS encoding RloB family protein: MGRLRTRTRYNKRSYESESKDPNKVFIIAVEGNETEAQYFCGLENNSKYLGIPSTVRIEVLDRYDTKSAPKYVVELLEEYIREGYTTTFIDKFKDTIENAGLGDTAENLIRKYFEDKISSETRKEMERLIYEADRDRIYYQYLETWNIDKKEFCVVFDRDKQSTKPWDFSQVVKDSIEKGYRVVITNPCFEFWLLLHVCDVQKEYSLDEIIQNRSVSRDKNFVDSKLSEILGGYNKSNIKFEEIFMNKIDIAIKREKEYATYWKDIINNVGSNVGSFIEDIRKR; encoded by the coding sequence ATGGGAAGGCTGAGAACACGGACAAGATACAATAAGAGGAGCTATGAAAGTGAATCTAAAGATCCAAATAAAGTTTTTATTATAGCTGTTGAAGGTAATGAAACTGAAGCACAGTATTTTTGTGGCCTTGAGAACAATAGTAAGTATTTGGGAATACCTAGTACGGTGAGAATTGAAGTTCTGGATAGATATGATACCAAAAGTGCACCTAAGTATGTGGTAGAGTTATTAGAAGAATACATAAGAGAAGGATATACTACTACTTTTATTGACAAATTTAAAGATACTATTGAAAATGCAGGGCTAGGGGATACTGCTGAAAACCTTATTAGAAAATATTTTGAGGATAAAATATCTTCGGAAACAAGAAAAGAGATGGAGAGGCTTATATATGAGGCTGATCGAGATAGAATATATTATCAGTATTTAGAAACTTGGAATATAGATAAAAAAGAATTTTGTGTTGTCTTTGATAGAGATAAACAGAGTACAAAACCTTGGGATTTTTCTCAAGTAGTTAAAGATTCTATAGAAAAGGGCTATAGAGTAGTTATTACTAATCCTTGTTTTGAGTTTTGGCTTTTATTGCATGTATGTGATGTACAAAAGGAATATTCCTTAGATGAAATAATACAAAATAGGTCAGTTAGTAGGGATAAAAATTTTGTTGATAGTAAACTATCTGAGATTTTAGGTGGATACAATAAGTCTAATATAAAATTTGAAGAAATATTTATGAATAAAATTGATATTGCTATAAAAAGAGAAAAAGAATATGCAACTTATTGGAAAGATATTATTAATAATGTTGGTAGCAATGTTGGGAGTTTTATTGAGGATATAAGGAAGAGATGA
- a CDS encoding nucleotidyltransferase substrate binding protein, with protein sequence MDQDVRWIQRFNNYKKALKQLQGAVELMKKRELSILEKQGVIQAFEYTHELAWKTLKDFLESKGNTDIYGSRDATKKAFLLDLIEDGDIWMQMIKSRNLTSHTYDESTADDIITLVKDLYFEQFENLRIKMERLEKEESKKI encoded by the coding sequence GTGGATCAAGATGTCCGTTGGATTCAAAGATTCAATAACTATAAAAAGGCACTGAAGCAACTTCAAGGGGCAGTAGAATTAATGAAAAAAAGAGAACTTTCAATACTTGAGAAACAAGGAGTTATACAGGCTTTTGAATATACTCATGAATTAGCATGGAAGACTTTAAAGGATTTTCTCGAAAGTAAAGGAAATACAGACATATATGGCTCAAGGGATGCTACCAAAAAAGCTTTTTTACTAGACTTGATAGAAGATGGAGACATATGGATGCAAATGATAAAAAGCCGTAACTTAACTAGTCACACATATGACGAAAGTACAGCTGATGATATTATTACCCTTGTAAAAGATTTATATTTTGAACAATTTGAAAATTTAAGAATCAAAATGGAACGATTGGAAAAGGAAGAGAGTAAAAAGATATGA